In Plasmodium vivax chromosome 14, whole genome shotgun sequence, the genomic window CTTTCATTatgaattgaaaaaataaaatttgggAAATTTCAAACACATAGTTATTGCAGAGCAAATCATCAAATAACTTCATTAAAATAggatataacaaaaaaaaaaaaaacaactaacaaattcgtttttccttaagaattaaaaaaactaatGCTTTATAAATGGCATTATAACATCATTATGCTGGTATATttcaagggggaaaataaaaaattttattaattaaacaTTTCAACAGAACAACAGAAGAAAGTAAATAAtttgatattaaaaatatgtagcgagaaaaaacattttttctttgaattatatatcaCATTTTAAGCGTATTCAAAATAGTCGATTGCATTTAGCGACGCTTACGTGAtacatttttacttcttttcaaaaatttatgacatttatcttttttacgCTTATAGTAAAGTGCCATCACTACTCCTAATAtttgaaatataataacacCCGGTATTGCGCCATTTAATGCACATAATACTATTATGAAAACGTTAACTACGAATggcataaatattttatatctttCTAGAGAGCTCGAAGAATTTTCGGGTCTGTGCTTACTCTGATAATGTTTGTTCTCACTTTTCAGGAAACGTAATATTTCTGATTCAACTTTagaatcaattttttttacaaaattaacaatGCTTGAATCCTCAACTATTTCTAATTTAGTTCCTTCGTGAAATACTTTTTCAagaaatcctttttttcttctttgcaTATACATTGGTTCGAAATAATTGTTAGCTCTTAAATCATCACTTGAATCATCATAAGCGATATCACTTTTTAAGTCATCGAATGAATTATACACATCATCATTCACAGACTCCGACGAATCATATAAGCTGTTTAAATCATCACTTTTGTTTAATGCACCAAATTTTCTGTTATGGTTGTCTCCAGATTTGAATTGCTTAGCTGATTTCTGATATTTTCTATCATAGCTTAATTCATTATGTACATTTAGAAATTCGTCATCATACACTAGTGGCTTATATTTTCTTGTAGCCTTACAATCGTCACCTTCTAAAATATCTattattctttcttttgaaTGTGCATATCTGCTTGGATAAGCATATTCCGTTTCTCCTTTCAACAATCTGCTAGTTCTTGCGCCAAATTGTCCCTTTAGGTGTATACTGCTACCCCATGCATTATCATGTGGAGCTGTCTAAAAATTATGATCGATATGAtgattaaaaggaaaaaaaaaaatatatgtgtgcatgtgcatttgtgcatatttatttttattctaacaaattttcatcaaaagtgaaaatataaaacagtTAAATTTCATCGTAGAATTCGtaaattcaatttttatcATACTTCAAAAGAATTGCTGCCTGCTATCATTAACAAGGCAAAAGTAAATGTACTGGCGAATGAGAACAtgtttgcgtttttttttaaaatttacttatatgtaaaatttctttaaaattgcaaatcagcctgaaaagcaaaaaaaaagggtttcggaataaataatttttttgtagaaaCTTAATAAAGCGCAGTGGttacatgcacatatatgtatattatacattttttgccaCCTCTCTtctgaaaagtaaaaaaaatattttaccttAATCAAAACTGAATCAAATTTAATATcaacaaatatatttgacaacagagaaagaaaaaatatttttttataaaaaatatatgtttatgtataatttggAAATATTGAgaaattttctattatttaaaatttgcgtTTATTTAGTTAATAGCAGTTTTTATAtggaattttcaaaatatactACGATTTATACTTGACAGAACTTATATGTTATTGGACAAGGAAATAACTGGATCATAAGTATTActtaaaaggaataaaaaatatttgcatgtATAGAAATTAATGTAAATTAAAGGGCAGTTGGGATATAATAAAAACCagcataatattttaaactaAAAATATAGGTTCCATGTTATTCTTACAATTTAAACTGACAAAAGAgagagaaatatatatatatataatatatatatattatatatatgtcatttttaaatatccaCAGTTACAATTAAAATgcagcaaattaaaaaaaaaattctaaagACATAATTTCTTGCATTGgagtatttttattttttgcgcaCTATTCTTGTGAacgcaaaggagaaaatataaaaataaaaaagagagaagagttataaattatacctttaattttatagatttttattgtaacagatcgttttaaaaattaaaatataaataaaattaacagaTTCTAATGAATGAGGCATAAACAGGTTTTATGCTCAAttctttaactttttattaaatattttgtattataataacggtgtcatatattattaacgAATTGCTAACATGGTAATTGGTTGTTGTTTCTTGGACCTACCTTTTTGCATGTattgaaaatttattaattcaaATAGTAcagtaaggaaaaaattgctaaaacTAAGATTTgtaaagtgaaaaaatatatatttttttttttcgttctactcgccattttttgatacaaacgaaaaaaggtaAAGTAGCGTACATGAATGAAATACTAAAATTTGTAGACGGAATACTTTtgtaataggaaaaaatgtacatattaaaaaaaaaataataaaaataacattattatatcaaaagtaattaaaattaattagaCATTTTAATCTAAAGGTGGGAGGGTTCATACTTTTATGCGAAATTGTGAATTTGTTCAtatcaatattatttttttctttttatacaATTATTAAATGGTAAGCGTTAAGTTGATTAGAAACTTATGTGGGGAgaaaatatcatataatgAACATAAGTGTGATCGATCATATGTATTTTAAggattttttcattatgcAACCTTTGAGCTACTCGCTATGCAATCATATGTACCATTTGAAAGAACAACGCGTTTTATCTATTTCTAAACTtgtatattcataaaaacgATGCTGAACAGTTGTTTAGCCATAGTATAACCTATTCCGCTGGAACTTTTTTGTAATGCACTTTCGTGTTAAACCTATTTACTATTAATCCTCATGCCTTACTGTTGAATAAGCTTCCCTCGGTAAAGCGTAAAAACATCATAAGGACGTATTACTATACTAAatgtttacaaaattgtaaggCTATAATGATctaatgttttattttagcaaaacatgataaaataataagtTATCCTTAAATGGTTGGGTTTACATATTAACTGAATTATTTCTCCCTATATTGCATTAGAATGATATGCCGATAGTTTAAGAATAATTCGTTACATCATTTTAGAGGATGCGCACTTTGTTTATTGATATTTATTGGTACTTTAGTTAATACATATTTCTTAGGTTCTTCGTGCATCTGAAAAAGTAGGACCACTTTTGGACGTCATACAAATGGTAGTTATTTTGTACCTCTTTAAGTTTCTAAAAGGGTTCtataaaaacgtaaaaactAATTTTAACTTTATAACCTAATGTTAAAagtatttttacatttaaaacGTTTGACTTAATGCGCAGCACAATATTATTAGCCAAgcgtttttttccaatacattgattgtatatacatataatatatatatatgtatattaattttactgattaataattattttgagTGTAGAGCTCACCGATGattttttgcatacattGATAAAAATACAGACAGAGTTACCTTTTATCCAATTTCGATACCTTTTTGAGAAaggttaaaaattaattaggcataataaatatgaactAACTAAAACATATAGTTTTGAAATAAAAGGAACtgttcatataaattttatgtggGTGAAGACTTATAAGAATAAATGCGTCAGACGTATTCGAGGAGTTACAGTAATTATGAATAAGAAAAGATGaggtttttcctttcctgaTTAGAACACATTATATATTCAGAATAGCAGTAATTACTGAAAGGAACATTCACCTAGGTTATAAATTAACTTGTAGAAGCGTTTTTAgggaaagttaaaaaaaaagtttataaatatgctaCATTGATACATAATGTGTAAACCATTCGTTACTATCATTTAGGTGTTCTTTTACGTAATAAGGAAactgaaatatttaaataatggACGTTTTCGAAACGCCTATGTGATTTATTCTTAGGAATCTATAACTGcagcgaaattttttttcttttttttaaagaaatggAGCTATCTTTGTATGAGACGAAAAATATTAGTATctatatatgaatttatttgtaaaagaGAAGACATTCACTATTAGACAAAGcatgtattcattttttctgttttttgaATGATATAGACATGAAGTAACAACGTTTCGTTTTATTTCTACTTCGCATAAAAGTtattcccctcctttttcctATATAACTTGAAACGAGTGCATTATTTCACGGTGCTTCCCGTTTTACtagaacaatttttatgtagTAAAACGCAAATGCATACATGTGGTAGATACAATCAATTACATAAAGTATGCTAACTTTTTAGAGAGTTATCTGCATTTTCTCAGTTCGTATATAATGCTAACCAGCTAGCTTTAAAATGCTTCTAAGGATTTTTGTCATTGTGGAATAGTAACATTTAGCATAATGCTTTCGttaaaacatttaatttGGGGTAATTTATTAGAAGAAACGttgtatatacatttttatatgcttGAATGATTTAACGTTTTAATGATTATTCTACTTATTACTCCTTTCATGGTTAAATTGAAACgtttaataattatgcaaatATTGTAAAAGAGGAATGATTGATTGATAAGATATCTTTCtttttaagtattttttttttttttttccattttgaatttttctggcatcatttattttataactcTAAAatcttttaataattttttttttgttataaaagaggaaataaaaagtttcacttgttatttatttgcataaaaatgttgcgttaataaattagaaaaaattatacgtTTTAAAATTACGTCCATATATTTAATCCTTCttttaagtgaaaaaatatccGACATATTTTGTAACCACAggatgtaaataaatatacatataacataataggatttataataaaaaatggcataaaatgattaaatctgccataaatttaaatgaaatatattgtaCGCAATAAAATATGCTATGCTAGTTATGACGGGTTAGCAATTAGGTCCGCGTTAttacgtattttttatacgtGATACGTtaataatgttttaattataagtAGGACGTGGGCGTCGgtaaaacgtaaaaaataattaagacataataataatgcattactcaaattaaaataaatgttgtATATATAGCTGCCACCATCATTTTAGGCAGAACAAATgtgattttttaaatactaTTTCAGAATTGCAGTTATGACTCTGGGTtcattctaatttttttttttttttttcatattttaattttagtttCTGCgtttttgaaagaaaaattcattatattttttttatttaacgtTCCCTAAATTGTAAGACTAAAGAATTTAGTAATTAGTATTATTGTCtgttaaaatgttaatatgtTTTGAAACGttacatatttgtatatataattaaaaaattatgtcgCACTGTTATTAAGTCAGTTTATGTTGTTTCATTCCTGTCTGCATTATTCCCATTTGTccaacatttttgcatacgCTTTATTagaataaagcaaaaaaaaagttataaaaaaggttataattagtatatatgtatttatatttatttattcatttacttatttatatgtttttatttaaaaaacgaAGCATGCCTGTTGGAtgaatgtaataaaaaatataaacagaaaaattttagtcctcaaaaaatataaacccAAAAGAATTGCCCAAAGAGGGGAAACATAACGATGTCTAATTTTTGCATGagaatttttgtttttacctTATTAATTTGGACACTATATGGTTCCAGTAAAGACGTAAGATGATTGAAATATGTGATGTgttcaatttcgtttttttcatgtCTTTTGAGAAATATTAACACATGTCCATGACAGGGATATTTATCTTCATTCGCAAGCTTATACACGcgaatatgcatatatacatatatatgtggtatgtgtgtatttatttatttgtttagaATGTCGGTGAAGAGTGTTCTTATCAGAGCAACCGAAGAAAGACGTTACATCTAAGAGATGGAAGAACATTAAGTGAAGTTGCAAGCAGTGAAATACATTCCGGCTGCGATAATGAAAGCGCAAAATTGTCAAATACTgtgaaaagcgaaaaaactGGAGTTGATGGGGAGGCATCCTCTGGAAGTACCCATCAACCCACGGATGAAAAAGTTGCAGAAGATAAGAAACATCTTAAGGGCACAGGAAATAATGTTAATGGCACAAGAAACAATGTTAATGGCACAGGAAATAAGGTTGATGGCACTAAAAGTAAATCTTACAGAACAAAAAGAGATGATATTCCTATtactcctttattttttgcagaaTTGTTGTTGAAGGAACCAGAAAAGGGAATTGATATAATGATGCTTTATGCAGGaggatttttaaaatatgcgcgtaatcgttttttttaagcacaaTATATGTAACGTATAGTCACCAACCAAATGCTATTCTATGAGAATGATAACGTAAATTACGTGTGGCATAAAAATAACGTGTTATCCGGCATTATATTCTACACGAGTCTCTTATCATTATAAAGTCTTAAATTTAATATGCGCAACGAGCTTAGTATTAAAGAGTACTTACACGTAACATGGGTATTATTAATACATCTTAGATGtctttctattttttttagtcatttttacttatccatatatttgtaatgtttacattatttatatgtattgaTATGTAGAAGTTTaaatgtgctttttttttgtttcttaaTTCCTTCATGTATGGGGATGAATATATTTAGCTGCATATATGCAggtatatgcataaatatgtataacgaattattcttattataacttataaaattgtaaacacGAATTATACAGCTACTTAATTGCTGtttttgcatatacatatttatatcaaCATGGAGTGGTAAAAAAGTAAGAAAAATTGGGGGTGGGGTGcgttttaaattatttgatgTTCCTCTAATTTAcgttatattaaaattaatttcgatgtataaatgaattaaaaagggatgaTCGATACATCTACCGTGTGACGCCTTGTTTAATTTAAAGCGATGATCACTCATAGAGGTGCTTCATAAAGAACTGCGtcatataaaacaaaattttagtGAAATTCCTGTAAcgctttttttgcaatcgaaaaatatatatttcgcGGTGTAACAAAATGCTGTATGGCGTGGGcattatacacatgtgcTCTTTTACTATGCTCGTGTTTCAAGCACCTAATTTTTATTGTGAAGAATTTTAAATGCTATTAACGGAATTGAGAAACTTGCGGATGTGTTATTATGAGGTGCTAATCCGTCTtcatggtaaaaaaaaacgtcagAAAATACAGTGTATAATACCATGATTTTTAATAGCATTGGACTAGTGGATTACTGAATTAAAAAGGTTCACGCTCATTGGAGGGGTTGATAAAcgtatttttcctcttaaaaaatgatctATTTTTTAGTTATATATTACATGCTTATATTATTGTAGTATGATACAGTGTATgcaatatatacatatgtgtatatgtaccTTTGTTAAGGTGTTCTGCGTTTGAAGACACGTCCTCCATTCTAATTAACATTGTCTCTGAAAGGATAGTCCTTAGGACATAAGCATTGACTATATTTTTGTCTTAATGCGGCATAGTAGGCAATTTTTGACacttcaaaaaggaacatgtCCCGTTTTGTCAATTTTGCTGTTCTATGAATACTTATGTTAACCTCTTTTTGCAGAATTTTAGCAGAGATAagattataatttaaaaataacacgCGAAAATGTATGTACGGCATGCTTCTCCGCACGCacaatgatgaaaaaatggtACTAAATAAGGTTGTACACGTTTTACAGACGCAtcattttcttaaaatttcattataagtgcataaataaaatgataagatAAAACAACAAATGCGcgttataaaaaagaaaattaaaggaatggctaaaatttaattattctcGGGGGATTttttagtaaatatatatatatatatatatatatatatacatatatatatttttttttaaaagaatactGTTCCTATGAATGGCATTAATTTTTACGCTACACAGAGATATAGCAAACCGAAGCATCCTAACAACCTTTTAGGCGTTAATTCacaataatttgaaaaagtaATTGAAACATAGCCCTTATCCCATTAATTAATTACGTTACATTATGTTCTGTTTTGAAGACAGTTAATGCACCATTTATTAGTAAACCGATCGatcatttttacattctttatttcctcttcattttgcatatttccAATGGATTTTATATCAACCGTTAAAGGGAAGTTACAcatgaaaatgaattaagTGAAATGACCCATTATGTTGATtcataatacataaaaaaataaaaaaaatagcgctaactaataatatatgtaaataaagagggttatttttaaaatgaatatttattaagTTGTGCAAAACTGGAAAAAACAATTGTAAGctctattaaaaaaaaagggaaatgtaAAAGTTGCAGTATATCACACTCAGATTACGTTAATCGactttttctcatttatattcttttttaatatacattaaatatGGTTTAGTGTACATTAAGGTTAATAATTGTTTGCACCTTTTTAAGTCCATTACGAGagtatttgtaaaaaaataaatcatttcTGGGTTGCATGTGTGAGGTGCATTAGAGAAAAAAGCATGGTGGATGTAATTTttaagctaaaaaaaaaaaaaaaaggtttaaaaTTAAAGGGTAAATGTGCTTTATAAAATATCGGAATTCCCtttaataaaggaaaataataatagtaataatttagaaattattttttttattattatttccgTGATATTCACCATGGAACATTAAgaattgtaacattttttttttgtgatataCGGAAAAGTTTAAATGGTTGCAAGAATGTTTGTTTCGTGAAACGATTACAATTGGGACAATTCTGAACTTTTAAGGAAAGATAATAATACTTGGTTTtgttgaacaaaataaaaataaacggaCTTTAGGAATATTCTTTTGaaagattatatatatgtttcatGGTAATATAATGTTTCATTCTGCCAAGTGGCTATttcttttgttcttttttaaacGTTAGGTTTACATTTCATTAAGAGATTATTTCTCTTAACGCGATGATTGtcaataaatataaattcagAGTATATTGTTACGAAACGATCACacctatatatgtatatatatgcatacatgtatatatattttttttgttttttttgtgtaaaacattttaaatgtgcaTACGTTAACGGTGCTATTGCGCATCAAATCACACACATTGAAGAAACAACAATTTCGATATTAAGAATTCTCACAcacatattaatattatgaGTAGTGAAAATGCGGAGAatagatattttttatgttttatttgttgtACGCGTTCTACCGTATATTTAGCcgctattatttttttagtgcTACTAGTAAGACGAAAAACATGTGTGCAGATGAGACTATATTTTTGCGTTACACATTCGTGTGAATACAacttttgttaaaattatttaaatttttttttcgatttttccgtagaaaatattttcatttgacAAAATGAACGTTTCACAGACACAAATAAGTAATCGATATTTAAGCCAGTTTTGCGAAAATAACAACTGTACGTAtgatgctttaaaaaataaaaatggtaaaacgaATTTAATTGCTTCAGAAGTTGATTCAAGTTGTGGAACGCAGGAGAAAAGCGTGGAAACATATTATGAaacaaatgaggaaaataatgcaccaataaaattaaattctgTTGATATAGCTAtaatgcgcaaaaaatgttttgaagAGCACATACATTTAACCGAAGAAGAGTTATATAATTTAGTGAATACATTGGAAAGTGTCCCTTGTAAGTGTGACATGAATAGTATATGGTGGCAACTGCGTTATATTGAAGCAGGTAAATTTGATAATATACAGAATGTTTTATCAAAACATTTAAAAGTTTTGGCAGAAAAATATAAGgcaaatgataattttttggatGGTAAATTGGAGTATTGTTCTGAAATCAtatggagaagaaaaaaagagcatgAAGTTTTTTACAATATGCGTTTTTATGCTCTACTTGATCGGGAATCTTTTGAACTGAACGAATTTGTAGATATTATCAATGAGAGCCGGGAGTCAATTAGTAAATTTGAACAAGAATTGATTAACACAAATGAATCGTTGTTCaatgaaaaagtgaaagaaaaaaatgatataattgAAAGAATTATAGACTCTTATTTTGGTAATTACTGAGATTAAAAGGGACAAAAAGGGATATGCTAAAGGGATATAATATAACCGTAGTGGCGAAATGGAGTATGCGCGAACAGACTCCGATtggagaatgaaaaaataaaataaataatcagTGAGCAATTTGTAGCTGCATTATCCAGAATGAGGTGCGAAGGATATGAATGGGTGGAATTAATAAGTTAGTGTGCTTAGCGAAACATTCAAAATAGGAAGTCATGTGAAAAATAGTTTTTCCCgtataaagtaaaaaacgaGTGAAGGAAAACCTTCTTGCAGTAGCAAATAACTTTTtcattctatttttttttagtctaagtttttttaaatgtgtgaTGATTATCCGATATGTATATGATCCACGTTGatcttatttatttatttatttatttatttttttttttgtgcaccttgcttatttttttcagtttgttcattttgttttaccaccttttttttatagttgtCCTATTAAAGCCTTTTTagtaataattaaatgaatatgcttacgtatgtacgtgtgcacgcacgtatgtatgtaacCGCTTCCGCTTAAATAGCAGTTGCAGTTAATATGCAGCCTTCCGATGTGCATTTATTCGGCACTACATATCATGTGAATATTTcgtatgttcatttttgtaccGATTGTTCATATATATGACGATTTTATTCATATCCGTTTTCCTTCGCCACATACACATTCAATCTTATTTAATTATGAACACATTTAGAATGAATATGCATTCAGTTCTGTCTTATGGagtaaaaatgtaacaattaaactttatcatttaaaatgACAATTATGGCTATCTTTTAAAGAGGTTCTGAATATTTATTCTACAAATGCGCTTCATATTACGGATTGCATATTTTTGGTGCTTAAAATATGTGGGCTTTTAATTAAACGTGTCTTCCGAGCTGTAGAATGGATTTATAACGACCATGACATTATGTGAATATCACTAAGGGCTGTTTTCACTAAATGGGCGCTTACAATGTATTGTATAATCATACTGTGCAATTCAccatatgttttattaacAAGAATTTCTATCCGTTCTATTATTATATCTTTAACAACATCATCGGTTAAGTCTTGCACGTTTGTCATTACTCGAATGATTTACCTTGGCTGATAAAGTCGAGAGGTTACACATCATTTAAgtccatttttgcctttaTAGCGAACTAAGCAATGTCATGCGGGTGAACTGAGCTTTTCATATGAACGCACTcataaatgtgaaaaaatgatggcatattttttataccaCGTAGTAATTGCTTAAGCAGTAAACCAAcaatttatgcatttttaaaaccaaAACAGGGGGTGTGAAGCGAAAACAACTACCATCTGAACGAAATTGTTTCTACCTTTATATCCACAAcatgttatatattaacagAAGTAAACATTTGTTCTTACTTTTGTTTGTTGCGTATGTTATGAGGAAAGATTAGTTAATCTAAGGGCAGATTGCGGTGGGTGGGAGTTATTTACTTTAGCCGATGGTGATACGACCTAAGAGGTAACCATAGAATATtgtaacttattttttcgtataaTACATAAAGAGAAGGAAATAATGTCCATAAAAGGAGAATTTcattgaaaataaaacttcCCCCTTTAATTATACAAAGGTATAAGATACTTTATTAGGTGCTCATATCTAGAAGAAGGTAATAGTTTACACATAATTGTTATGTATCTTTCGAGTTGCATCGTGTGAGCTTGTAAGGACAAGACATTTTTAGTCCCCTTTGTTAACCATGGATTAACAGCATAAATTGTTttcttaaattatttataagtCTTTCTAAAACTTCATTCAGTAGTGAGCATATGACAACATTTCACATAAGAAGTAACGTAACGAAATggtggaagaacaaaaattcatatatagTCAATATCAGCTATTGTGCAAATACGTGTTGTGAATTTATTTAATGTGAATATTGTTTTTACGATTAAATTATCATCTTAGAAAAGTAGAATGAAAAGTTTTATAGACCTAGTCATTTATAAAGAAGTAATTTACTCACTGCTGCACTTAATTAGCATTTCATatgtttgttaaaattttaacactTTATAGTGTCATTATGTGTAAGGAATCCCAATTGAGCACATTTTAGAGGTCATTTTCAGTAGGCCTCTTTTCAAATATAGCCcgtaaataataatacatttattcattaatgcaaataaaaaatgggtagcgtatatttcaatattatattcttataataaGTACAACTGTTATAATTCAGATTGCTTATTCTGAAGCCACTTAGGATGATTTACTACTACAAGTTTTCGATTGAGATAGATGCCAAAATAGACAATTACGAACCCAGTAGGATTTAGTAATACAGAAGAAATACTGAGTAAAGTGCCCCATTTGCATACGGCAAAGGGCTAATTAATACGATTTAATCTTAGGGATAAAAATAGGCAACAAAAACATACAAATCACGAAAGCTGGATAATTCGCCCGATAAAGAAACTGTTCTATGATTAGAGCTAATAAAATAGGGAAAGCTAACACTAGGCAACTgctacttaaaaaatagcatataAACAATTGTTGCTGGCATCTTTACAACATTTTGTTCCCTCATTCGAATTATTAATTACGATTTTAGATTTATACATGTTGACAGATAGAAAAATgtcaatttatttattttccattttgtgttttcATACTGTATGACATTTTCTGAAAAGAAATGAAGCTTGCAAAAGAcactttttttgtgtgtctTTCTAACAGTTTAATGTTAACAACTTATAAGATATATGAGTCTctactcctttttgttaCGCGTTACACAGTTAAATGGAAGAagcaatataaataaaaattatttttctcatataaattttaaatgcaaTGGGAGTAAGTGAATGTGgattcttttaatttataggTACGGTTcacctttttatataaaataacataatacGGTATGTTTCAGTTATACGGGTAACATGGTTGCGTTCTATGAAAAGTAAATTTTATGTGGtcttacaaaaaataaacaagtAAAAACATTGAAGCaagatatttttataaaatccaAGTAGAATACGAATTTCAGCGCATATATaaagacaaaaataaagaacatTCAAAGTGAGAGCTTAATttaaaacaatattttttcattttttaaaaattcgaattattttcttaaacTAAGACAAATTTAAGAGTGAAAGGACTGCGCTTTTTCAACGAGAT contains:
- a CDS encoding hypothetical protein, conserved (encoded by transcript PVX_101550A), which encodes MNVSQTQISNRYLSQFCENNNCTYDALKNKNGKTNLIASEVDSSCGTQEKSVETYYETNEENNAPIKLNSVDIAIMRKKCFEEHIHLTEEELYNLVNTLESVPCKCDMNSIWWQLRYIEAGKFDNIQNVLSKHLKVLAEKYKANDNFLDGKLEYCSEIIWRRKKEHEVFYNMRFYALLDRESFELNEFVDIINESRESISKFEQELINTNESLFNEKVKEKNDIIERIIDSYFGNY
- a CDS encoding hypothetical protein (encoded by transcript PVX_101545A): MSNFCMRIFVFTLLIWTLYGSSKDNVGEECSYQSNRRKTLHLRDGRTLSEVASSEIHSGCDNESAKLSNTVKSEKTGVDGEASSGSTHQPTDEKVAEDKKHLKGTGNNVNGTRNNVNGTGNKVDGTKSKSYRTKRDDIPITPLFFAELLLKEPEKGIDIMMLYAGGFLKYARNRFF
- a CDS encoding Pv-fam-d protein (encoded by transcript PVX_101540A) produces the protein MFSFASTFTFALLMIAGSNSFETAPHDNAWGSSIHLKGQFGARTSRLLKGETEYAYPSRYAHSKERIIDILEGDDCKATRKYKPLVYDDEFLNVHNELSYDRKYQKSAKQFKSGDNHNRKFGALNKSDDLNSLYDSSESVNDDVYNSFDDLKSDIAYDDSSDDLRANNYFEPMYMQRRKKGFLEKVFHEGTKLEIVEDSSIVNFVKKIDSKVESEILRFLKSENKHYQSKHRPENSSSSLERYKIFMPFVVNVFIIVLCALNGAIPGVIIFQILGVVMALYYKRKKDKCHKFLKRSKNVSRKRR